In the genome of Neodiprion pinetum isolate iyNeoPine1 chromosome 2, iyNeoPine1.2, whole genome shotgun sequence, one region contains:
- the LOC124211172 gene encoding dnaJ homolog subfamily C member 24 codes for MSEESFTNYYEILGCDRDSTYEDLKQAYHELVLRYHPDKISATGSSDANKFRKIDEAWKILRDPCLRRQYDVEFKQAELEADCELVYAKLKPEELETTGENNAMSYPCRCGSSYSVNIEDLREKNNVLHIYCEECTFMIIVET; via the coding sequence ATGAGCGAAGAATCTTTTACAAATTACTATGAGATCCTCGGTTGTGATAGAGATTCTACGTATGAAGATTTAAAACAGGCATACCACGAGCTAGTCCTACGCTATCATCCTGACAAGATTTCTGCTACAGGGAGCAGCGATGCAAATAAATTTCGCAAGATCGACGAAGCGTGGAAGATCCTAAGGGATCCCTGCTTAAGGAGGCAGTACGACGTTGAATTTAAGCAAGCAGAACTAGAAGCTGATTGTGAGCTTGTTTATGCCAAGTTGAAACCAGAAGAATTGGAAACTACTGGAGAAAATAATGCAATGTCGTATCCCTGCAGATGCGGGAGTTCTTATTCCGTAAACATCGAAGAtctgagagagaaaaataacgtGTTGCATATCTATTGCGAGGAATGTACTTTCATGATTATTGTAGAAACTTGA
- the ago gene encoding F-box/WD repeat-containing protein 7, which yields MSTPSSSSKALGGEKPGGTSPSPVEGVEGVPGPSTLDPLQSALVHDGESEDYGEEGEEEEEDSMDEESETSDGGMYCDAECGEENDANDCHSLSLQSSPTLPPRPLSPILHTCVPLDAVQPQRKRKSEAESTLPCKKLNPEEKTYIMVVKRVDDKGKHVRSIIPTRDNPPPEMSSWLLQFQRWSNAERMLAIDELIERCEPTQVRHMMQVIEPQFQRDFISLLPKELALSVLAFLEPRDLLRAAQTCRNWRFLADDNLLWKEKCRATGIEDLKDLPTPKRKNSRNSNSCSSPWKQAYMRQHNIKMNWRTKPIRTPKVLKGHDDHVITCLQFSGNRIVSGSDDNTLKVWSAVTGKCLRTLVGHTGGVWSSQMSGTTVISGSTDRTLKVWNAETGQCIHTLYGHTSTVRCMHLHGNKVVSGSRDATLRVWQVDTGECLHVLVGHLAAVRCVQYDGKLVVSGAYDYMVKVWNPEREECLHTLQGHTNRVYSLQFDGIHVVSGSLDTSIRVWEVETGACRHTLMGHQSLTSGMELRNNILVSGNADSTVKVWDIVSGHCLQTLSGPNKHQSAVTCLQFNSHFVITSSDDGTVKLWDVKTGDFIRNLVALESGGSGGVVWRIRASDTKLVCAVGSRNGTEETKLLVLDFDVEAK from the exons ATGTCTACCCCTTCGTCGTCGTCCAAGGCGTTAGGAGGAGAAAAACCAGGAGGTACAAGCCCTAGTCCCGTTGAAGGTGTTGAAGGTGTTCCAGGACCAAGTACACTAGATCCTCTGCAATCCGCACTTGTGCACGATGGGGAGTCTGAGGATTATGGAGAAGAAggcgaggaagaagaagaggataGTATGGATGAAGAAAGCGAG ACAAGTGATGGGGGCATGTATTGCGATGCCGAATGTGGAGAAGAGAATGATGCCAACGACTGCCATTCGTTATCGTTGCAATCATCGCCGACATTACCACCGAGACCTCTTAGTCCCATACTTCACACATGTGTTCCACTAGACGCAGTACAGCCTCAGAGgaaacgtaaaagcgaagctGAGTCTACACTGCCCTGTAAAAAGCTTAACCCAGAGGAAAAGACTTATATTAT GGTTGTGAAACGGGTTGACGACAAAGGGAAGCATGTGAGAAGCATCATTCCGACCCGAGACAATCCCCCACCTGAAATGAGCAGTTGGTTATTACAGTTTCAG AGATGGTCAAATGCAGAAAGGATGTTGGCTATTGATGAGCTAATAGAAAGATGCGAACCAACCCAAGTTCGGCATATGATGCAAGTCATCGAACCACAATTTCAGAGGGACTTTATTTCGTTACTCCCTAAAGAGTTGGCATTGTCAGTCTTAGCCTTCTTAGAACCAAGAGATTTATTGCGAGCCGCGCAAACATGCAGAAATTGGCGCTTTCTTGCAGATGACAATCTATtgtggaaagaaaaatgcCGAGCAACCGGGATAGAAGACCTTAAAGATCTACCTACGCCAAAACGTAAAAATAGTCGAAATTCAAATAGTTGCTCCTCGCCATGGAAGCAGGCATATATGAGGCAGCATaacataaaaatgaattggAGAACTAAACCGATTCGTACACCCAAAGTCTTAAAGGGTCACGACGATCATGTCATTACCTGTCTCCAGTTTTCTGGCAATCGAATTGTCAGTGGCTCAGACGACAATACCCTCAAAGTTTGGTCTGCTGTTACAGGAAAG TGTTTAAGAACACTGGTTGGGCATACGGGTGGTGTCTGGTCCTCACAGATGTCTGGTACTACAGTAATCAGTGGGAGCACAGACCGCACCTTAAAGGTTTGGAACGCAGAGACGGGCCAGTGCATACATACGCTTTACGGTCACACATCGACAGTAAGGTGTATGCACCTCCATGGCAACAAGGTGGTCAGTGGCAGCAGAGACGCTACACTAAGGGTGTGGCAAGTTGATACAGGGGAGTGTCTCCATGTTTTGGTCGGACATCTCGCAGCTGTTAGATGCGTGCAATATGATGGAAAACTCGTGGTCAGTGGGGCTTATGACTATATGGTCAAAGTATGGAATCCTGAACGAGAAGAGTGCCTTCACACACTGCAAGGACATACCAATCGCGTTTATTCCCTTCAA TTTGACGGTATCCATGTGGTGAGTGGATCGTTGGACACGAGCATTAGGGTATGGGAAGTTGAGACGGGAGCGTGTAGGCACACCCTGATGGGTCATCAGTCTCTTACTTCGGGCATGGAGCTCCGTAACAATATTCTTGTATCTGGTAATGCCGATTCTACAGTCAAAGTTTGGGATATTGTTAGTGGGCATTGTCTGCAAACTCTTTCCGGGCCAAACAAACATCAATCCGCAGTTACCTGTCTGCAGTTTAACAGTCACTTTGTGATTACATCCTCTGATGACGGGACTGTCAAACTGTGGGATGTTAAGACTG GAGACTTCATAAGAAATCTTGTGGCTCTGGAGAGTGGGGGTAGTGGAGGTGTAGTTTGGAGAATTCGAGCAAGCGATACGAAGCTGGTGTGTGCCGTGGGCAGTCGTAATGGTACCGAGGAAACCAAACTGCTGGTTCTTGACTTTGACGTAGAGGCCAAATAG
- the Vps4 gene encoding vacuolar protein sorting-associated protein 4 — translation MAAGTTLQKAIDLVTKATEEDRNKNYEEALKHYEHGVEYFLHSIKYEAQGERAKESIRTKCLQYLDRAEKLKEYLKKGKKKPVKDGESNSKSDDKKGDSGDSDSDSDPEKKKLQSKLEGAIVIEKPQVKWSDVAGLDLAKEALKEAVILPIRFPHLFTGKRIPWKGILLFGPPGTGKSYLAKAVATEANNSTFLSVSSSDLVSKWLGESEKLVKNLFELARQRKPSIIFIDEVDSLCSSRSDNESESARRIKTEFLVQMQGVGTDNEGILVLGATNIPWVLDSAIRRRFEKRIYIPLPEEHARMVMFKLHLGNTAHVLSEDDFKKLAAATDGYSGADISIIVRDALMQPVRQVQTATHFKKVRGPSPKDPTIIVDDLLTPCSPGSPGAIEMTWMEVEGDKLFEPPVTMKDMMKSLATTRPTVNEDDMAKLEKFKEDFGQEG, via the exons ATGGCAGCAGGAACAACATTACAG AAAGCCATAGACCTGGTTACCAAGGCCACCGAGGAAGATCGGAACAAAAACTATGAAGAGGCTCTGAAGCACTATGAACACGGCGTTGAATACTTTCTTCATTCAATCAAAT ATGAGGCTCAGGGAGAACGGGCCAAGGAAAGCATTAGGACAAAGTGTTTACAATACCTGGACCGAGCTGAGAAGCTGAAGGAATATctaaagaagggaaaaaagaaaccggtCAAAGATGGAGAGAGTAATTCTAAAAGCGATGATAAAAAGGGTGACAGTGGGGATAGCGACAGTGACAGCGAtccagaaaaaaagaaattacaaagCAAATTGGAAGGGGCAATAGTAATTGAGAAACCACAAGTAAAGTGGAGTGATGTCGCAGGGTTGGACCTTGCTAAGGAAGCTCTAAAAGAGGCTGTTATCTTGCCCATTCGTTTCCCACATCTGTTTACTGGGAAACGTATCCCATGGAAAGGCATTCTGCTCTTTGGC CCTCCTGGTACTGGTAAATCGTATCTAGCAAAAGCAGTAGCAACTGAAGCAAACAACTCCACTTTCTTGTCTGTATCTTCATCAGACCTGGTCAGTAAGTGGCTCGGAGAATCTGAGAAGCTAGTGAAGAATCTATTCGAATTGGCACGCCAACGCAAGCCtagtataatatttattgatgAGGTAGATTCTCTCTGCTCCTCAAGATCAGACAACGAATCTGAATCTGCTCGCAGAATAAAAACCGAATTTCTAGTTCAAATGCAAG GTGTTGGGACTGACAACGAGGGAATTCTTGTTCTCGGTGCAACCAATATACCCTGGGTATTGGACTCTGCAATCAGAAGACGTTTTGAGAAGCGAATTTATATTCCCCTTCCAGAAGAGCATGCTCGTATGGTTATGTTCAAACTTCACCTTGGTAATACCGCTCACGTCCTGTCCGAGGATGATTTTAAGAAATTAGCAGCCGCAACTGATGGCTACTCGGGAGCTGACATAAGCATTATTGTTCGTGACGCACTTATGCAGCCTGTGAGGCAAGTTCAAACGGCCACCCATTTCAAAAAAGTGCGCGGACCTTCTCCGAAAGATCCAACAATAATTGTCGATGACCTTCTCACCCCTTGCTCTCCGGGCTCACCTGGTGCCATCGAAATGACCTGGATGGAAGTTGAGGGAGATAAGCTCTTCGAACCTCCAGTCACTATG aAAGACATGATGAAGTCACTGGCTACCACACGTCCGACAGTTAATGAGGATGATATGGCAAAGCTGGAGAAGTTTAAGGAAGATTTCGGCCAAGAAGGCTGA
- the Pdp gene encoding pyruvate dehydrogenase [acetyl-transferring]-phosphatase 1, mitochondrial produces MVLRSCAPRLVLNCTNVGTRHIKYPVDKAQQRFYATLPRLTPQEVTSILQANEYAKDFDGPNSIKCYDSNQLASNNPIEDTRSEAQCLLTKGTLLGVFDGHGGGACAQVISKRLFHYISACLLPTEILKKYLNSIESDDRRLELIESFNDKVELVADIRELYQASFFSFVKELVEHGSTKEFHMETALENAFLRLDNDLSCEALMKLSRKDAARTLAVAMSGAVAVIAHIDGPHLHVAGLGDCQAVLGVLSENDAWSAKMMTVEHNSDNRTEVERILSEHPNNERSTVIKMERLLGQLAPLRAMGDFRYKWSKEILKDVVVPYFGESAIPPNYHTPPYLTAKPEVHYHRLTPRDKFLIIGSDGLWELISPLEAVRLVGEHMSGKVTLSPLKLPRKNMKLSEINEMLLQRKDGLKKKPLDSNAATHLLRNALGGTEYGIDHGKLSQLLTLPGEVVRVFRDDITITVAYFDSEFLRHCPP; encoded by the exons ATGGTACTCCGTAGTTGTGCCCCCCGGCTTGTTTTAAATTGCACCAACGTCGGTACCAGGCACATCAAATATCCAGTCGATAAAGCTCAACAGCGATTCTACGCCACCTTACCTCGTCTCACTCCTCAAGAG GTGACGTCTATATTACAAGCCAATGAGTATGCCAAAGATTTTGATGGTCCAAATTCAATTAAATGCTACGACTCAAATCAACTGGCATCTAATAATCCTATAGAGGACACCAGATCCGAGGCACAATGTCTTTTAACAAAAG GTACGTTGTTGGGAGTATTTGATGGTCACGGAGGTGGTGCCTGTGCTCAGGTTATTTCGAAACGACTGTTCCACTACATTTCTGCATGCTTACTTCCCACTGAGATATTAAAAAAGTATCTCAACTCGATTGAGAGTGACGATAGGAGGTTGGAACTGATAGAAAGTTTCAATGATAAAGTAGAGCTTGTTGCCGATATCCGAGAACTCTATCaagcaagttttttttcattcgtcaaAGAGCTGGTCGAACATGGATCTACAAAAGAATTTCACATGGAAACAGCTCTTGAAAATGCCTTTCTTAGATTGGATAACGATCTTTCCTGCGAAGCCTTGATGAAACTAAGTAGAAAAGATGCCGCAAGGACTCTCGCCGTTGCAATGTCTGGTGCTGTGGCTGTGATAGCCCACATAGACGGACCTCACTTGCATGTTGCTGGTCTTGGAGATTGCCAAGCTGTGCTTGGCGTACTTTCAG AAAATGATGCATGGTCAGCGAAGATGATGACGGTGGAACATAACAGTGATAACCGTACAGAAGTAGAAAGGATTTTATCTGAGCATCCGAACAACGAACGGTCTACTGTAATAAAGATGGAGCGTCTCCTTGGTCAACTCGCACCTCTGCGTGCTATGGGAGACTTTAGATATAAATGGAGTAAGGAGATATTGAAGGATGTAGTAGTGCCGTATTTTGGTGAAAGTGCTATCCCTCCGAATTATCATACTCCTCCGTATCTAACTGCTAAACCAGAAGTACACTATCATAGATTGACCCCAAGAGATAAATTTCTGATAATTGGTAGCGATGGATTGTGGGAGTTGATATCACCTTTGGAAGCAGTCAGACTTGTCGGTGAGCACATGAGCGGAAAAGTAACTCTGAGTCCGCTGAAACTCCCGAGAAAAAACATGAAGCTATCAGAAATTAATGAGATGCTACTACAGCGTAAAGATggcctgaaaaaaaaaccactagACAGTAATGCAGCTACGCATTTATTGCGAAATGCGCTCGGAGGTACGGAGTATGGTATAGACCATGGAAAATtgtcccaattattgacaTTGCCTGGTGAAGTAGTTAGAGTATTTCGTGATGACATTACTATCACTGTTGCGTACTTTGACTCTGAATTCTTAAGGCACTGTCCTCCGTGA
- the LOC124211451 gene encoding kinesin-like protein KIF18A, protein MVFNRKDLAKAFSPNKLKVHARKRPIAGNSSQKCTTNGVAGNFVKSDVGGSRAANVRVIVRVRPENERELQGNQRIIVKTIDDKMLIFDPKAEENPFYYQGVAQKGRDLLKKQNKEMEFIFDRVFDSTATNLDVFQGSTKNVITTLLDGYNCSVFVYGATGAGKTHTMLGGDGDPGITYLTMAELFSEINEQSERKEFNLGVSYLEVYNENVQDLLVKSGPLHIREDGSRGIMVAGLTIITIKSADELLALLAKGNKNRTQHPTDANAESSRSHAVFQVYVKMKNKLDGQARHVKLSMIDLAGSERASATGCKGARFKEGANINKSLLALGNCINNLADGLSHIPYRDSKLTRLLKDSLGGNCHTVMIANVSPSNFSYEDTYNTLRYANRAKKIKTNMKKNVVSCQIHITGYIKMVEEQKKEIESLKRKLLEVGSSSAAPLVREEEDLSEWHTRISQLHAKKRVLNAKILSLESTDKILCCRIEYKKKANSRLRALSFDVDAVVLDDVNTSGKTRVNKSMCFFKRQRESIKIQMDAAWNELREIETELHNLNLEIESNGLSNKLADKILICKKDINQSIVEQQLEHSKKLSNLQESEIHSTGNIVQLVGKTLVRFFNLMHGYGTITEPMREEFKQLIKTSEGVKSIKWSDEELTMEEKQFHNFGSLSIEQLDNPLQHESPPSPMVLLEDDENANNSIINTTFDTLPTEEDLAKLNNATMTVDAKEASLTELESEDCGDDEITDEKGIDTEKLNNTFNLIENKAKKRVLMDKNHVTSKPTASKLAKKLTPQKTQKPLRENNSATGKENKTVPKSVMSAKSIAILNKMKAERMKNLQTVVNEPFSDQPNLVHTKTMRVKDKRGLLSSSHPYNRPSAKQKFNSALPSSRVPW, encoded by the exons ATGGTTTTCAATCGCAAAGATCTCGCGAAAGCGTTTTCGCCGAACAAATTGAAGGTACATGCTCGCAAGAGGCCCATAGCGGGCAATTCGTCGCAAAAATGTACGACAAACGGCGTCGCGGGAAACTTCGTAAAAAGCGATGTGGGAGGTTCCCGGGCAGCAAATGTGCGAGTGATCGTTCGCGTACGTCCAGAGAATGAGCGGGAATTGCAAGGTAATCAGAGAATCATCGTCAAGACAATAGATGACAAGATGCTTATATTCGACCCGAAAGCCGAGGAAAATCCTTTCTACTATCAAGGCGTTGCCCAGAAGGGTCGCGACCTGCTCAAAAAGCAGAACAAGGAgatggaatttatttttgacagGGTGTTCGACTCGACGGCCACAAACCTGGACGTCTTTCAAGGCAGCACCAAGAATGTCATAACCACTCTCCTCGATGGCTACAACTGCTCCGTTTTTGTGTACGGTGCAACAGGCGCCGGAAAAACTCACACAATGTTGGGGGGTGACGGGGATCCTGGAATAACTTATCTCACTATGGCTGAACTTTTTTCCGAAATCAATGAACAGAGTGAACGAAAGGAGTTCAACCTGGGGGTGAGTTATCTTGAAGTGTACAACGAAAATGTTCAGGACTTACTCGTTAAATCTGGACCTCTGCACATCAGGGAAGATGGAAGTCGTGGCATCATGGTAGCCGGACTGACAATTATAACTATAAAAAGTGCCGATGAACTACTGGCCCTTCTGGCAAAGGGGAATAAAAATCGGACTCAGCATCCGACTGACGCTAATGCGGAGAGCAGCCGAAGCCACGCAGTTTTCCAGGTTTATGtcaagatgaaaaataagctGGATGGTCAAGCGAGGCATGTAAAATTATCGATGATCGATTTAGCCGGCTCTGAACGGGCATCTGCGACGGGATGCAAGGGAGCCAGATTCAAAGAGGGAGCTAACATCAACAAATCTTTGCTGGCACTTGGCAACTGCATTAATAATTTGGCTGACGGTCTGAGCCACATTCCGTACAGGGACTCGAAGCTCACGAGATTACTGAAGGATTCACTGGGCGGAAATTGCCACACTGTCATGATAGCCAATGTCAGTCCCTCAAATTTCAGCTATGAAGACACTTACAATACTTTGCGATATGCCAATAGAGCAAAGAAGATAAAGACAAACATGAAGAAGAATGTTGTCTCTTGCCAAATACATATCACAGGCTATATCAAGATGGTGGAGGAACAAAAGAAGGAAATTGAGAGCCTTAAGCGGAAGTTGTTGGAGGTTGGAAGCAGCTCAGCTGCGCCTTTGGttagagaagaagaagatttATCCGAATGGCATACGAGGATATCGCAGTTGCATGCGAAAAAGAGAGTCTTGAATGCTAAGATCCTTTCACTTGAAAGTACGGACAAAATATTATGCTGCcgaatagaatataaaaagaaGGCAAACTCTAGACTACGTGCCTTAAGTTTTGACGTTGATGCTGTGGTTCTTGACGACGTTAACACCAGTGGTAAAACACGTGTCAACAAATCAATGTGCTTCTTCAAGAGGCAGAGAGagagtataaaaattcaaatggaCGCTGCATGGAATGAGCTAAGAGAAATTGAAACTGAACTTCATAATTTGAATCTCGAAATAGAATCAAACGGCCTATCGAATAAATTGGCTgacaaaatattaatttgcaAGAAAGACATTAATCAGTCCATAGTCGAACAACAACTAGAACATTCGAAGAAACTTTCTAATCTCCAAGAGTCCGAAATACATTCTACAGGCAACATCGTTCAGCTGGTGGGTAAAACTTTGGTCAGATTTTTCAACCTGATGCACGGGTATGGAACGATAACTGAGCCAATGAGAGAAGAATTCAAACAGCTTATTAAAACATCTGAAGGAGTTAAGAGCATCAAGTGGTCGGATGAGGAATTAACGATGGAAGAAAAACAGTTTCACAATTTTGGCTCTCTCAGTATTGAGCAGCTTGACAATCCTCTGCAACACGAATCACCACCTTCACCAATGGTGTTACTAGAGGATGACGAAAATGCGAATAATAGCATAATAAATACAACGTTTGATACTCTTCCCACTGAGGAAGATCTGGCAAAGTTAAATAACGCGACAATGACGGTCGATGCAAAGGAGGCGAGTTTGACAGAATTAGAAAGCGAGGATTGCGGCGACGATGAAATAACTGATGAGAAGGGAATTGATACGGAGAAGTTGAACAATACGTTTAATTTGATCGAAAATAAAGCTAAGAAACGTGTTTTAATGGATAAAAATCACGTGACTAGCAAACCGACGGCGAGTAAACTGGCAAAGAAACTAACGCCGCAAAAGACTCAGAAACCTTTGCGAGAAAATAACAGTGCCACTGGCAAGGAGAACAAGACTGTCCCCAAAAGCGTTATGAGCGCTAAGAGTATTGctattttgaacaaaatgaaAGCTGAGCGGATGAAGAATTTGCAAACCGTCGTAAACGAACCGTTCAGCGATCAGCCTAATTTGGTCCATACAAAGACGATGCGTGTAAAAGACAAAAGAGGCTTGTTGTCCAGCTCGCATCCTTACAACAGACCTAGTGCAAAGCAGAA ATTTAACTCAGCCCTGCCATCTTCACGGGTTCCCTGGTGA
- the LOC124211452 gene encoding uncharacterized protein isoform X1 codes for MECNSMKMLWIGLLTTFQLWGSIVAQQQTEKIRTTEHPYTTDLYSVFLTALKDLRACKSLTLCELVERFRIPLQDFSKFSSSTSERRKGTYYDEVKPRSYYNTYGAPAAPAHTYVPAFLGFDPISILASLAFLAFLIQSFVSLFDRSRSIIPTIVSSRQSLEASIQDIAERVFRAMDRYELFNEKNV; via the exons ATGGAATGCAATTCG ATGAAAATGTTGTGGATTGGATTACTGACAACTTTTCAACTCTGGGGATCAATCGTCGCGCAACAACAGACGGAGAAAATTCGCACAACAGAACATCCGTACACAACAGACTTGTACTCAGTATTTTTAACAGCGCTGAAGGATTTGAGGGCATGCAAGAGTTTGACGCTCTGCGAACTCGTGGAAAGGTTCAGAATCCCTTTGCAAGATTTCTCCAAGTTTTCAAGCAGTACCTCAGAAAGGCGAAAAGGAACTTACTACGACGAAGTAAAGCCAAGAAGCTACTACAACACTTACGGAGCTCCAGCTGCACCAGCTCACACATATGTACCAGCGTTTCT AGGATTCGACCCCATAAGCATCCTGGCTTCACTGGCGTTTTTGGCATTCTTGATACAATCCTTTGTTTCATTATTCGATCGATCAAGATCCATCATTCCTACGATTGTTAGCAGTCGGCAGTCACTGGAGGCTAGCATCCAGGACATTGCAGAGCGAGTATTTCGCGCTATGGACCGTTAT GAGttgttcaatgaaaaaaacgtTTGA
- the LOC124211452 gene encoding uncharacterized protein isoform X2, whose translation MKMLWIGLLTTFQLWGSIVAQQQTEKIRTTEHPYTTDLYSVFLTALKDLRACKSLTLCELVERFRIPLQDFSKFSSSTSERRKGTYYDEVKPRSYYNTYGAPAAPAHTYVPAFLGFDPISILASLAFLAFLIQSFVSLFDRSRSIIPTIVSSRQSLEASIQDIAERVFRAMDRYELFNEKNV comes from the exons ATGAAAATGTTGTGGATTGGATTACTGACAACTTTTCAACTCTGGGGATCAATCGTCGCGCAACAACAGACGGAGAAAATTCGCACAACAGAACATCCGTACACAACAGACTTGTACTCAGTATTTTTAACAGCGCTGAAGGATTTGAGGGCATGCAAGAGTTTGACGCTCTGCGAACTCGTGGAAAGGTTCAGAATCCCTTTGCAAGATTTCTCCAAGTTTTCAAGCAGTACCTCAGAAAGGCGAAAAGGAACTTACTACGACGAAGTAAAGCCAAGAAGCTACTACAACACTTACGGAGCTCCAGCTGCACCAGCTCACACATATGTACCAGCGTTTCT AGGATTCGACCCCATAAGCATCCTGGCTTCACTGGCGTTTTTGGCATTCTTGATACAATCCTTTGTTTCATTATTCGATCGATCAAGATCCATCATTCCTACGATTGTTAGCAGTCGGCAGTCACTGGAGGCTAGCATCCAGGACATTGCAGAGCGAGTATTTCGCGCTATGGACCGTTAT GAGttgttcaatgaaaaaaacgtTTGA
- the mRpS35 gene encoding small ribosomal subunit protein mS35, whose amino-acid sequence MSIITRLGVKNTREIARISSLTSSFATQSEPPSPVAPDEFRVLKLRPDPVQERQKREIRRTEVPPPRSTQMKFDQDWGSVWPAARSFHPATVPLPVRQGYPLKNAAPPNKYGNAELMKIPNFLHLTPPVVTKQCEALKKFCTPWPAGLETDEKCEKHFPVEVLTSDYCYSSPTIREPLARVVTIRLKLSTLNLDQHARDKLLRLVGDRYNPEDDLLTITSDRCPTRKQNFEYIEYLLTALYHESWRTEPWEAEKSEADMEYYDWDKSKSRDGLITLYCWPEPPMDNDYETIPHATEYKIAVSDLINNGEDEYSLNKYKEAVKNMLFLEGQEKK is encoded by the exons ATGTCGATCATCACACGCTTAGGAGTGAAAAATACACGGGAAATAGCAAGAATATCGAGTTTAACTTCGTCGTTCGCAACACAATCTGAACCTCCGAGTCCCGTTGCACCAG atgaattcCGAGTCCTCAAATTAAGACCAGACCCAGTACAGGAAAGACAAAAGCGAGAAATTCGACGAACAGAAGTACCTCCGCCTCGATCGActcaaatgaaatttgaccAAGATTGGGGATCAGTCTGGCCTGCCGCTCGCAGTTTCCACCCGGCAACGGTACCTCTGCCTGTGCGTCAAGGATACCCCTTAAAGAACGCAGCTCCGCCCAACAAGTATGGAAATGCAGAGCTTATGAAGATACCTAACTTTCTCCATCTGACTCCACCTGTTGTAACAAAACAGTGTGaagctttgaaaaaattttgcactCCTTGGCCTGCTGGGCTAGAAACCGATGAAAAATGCGAGAAGCACTTTCCAGTTGAAGTCCTGACTTCAGATTACTGCTACTCTTCTCCAACGATTAGAGAACCCTTGGCCAGAGTTGTTACAATCAGGCTAAAACTATCGACTTTAAACTTAGACCAGCATGCTAGAGATAAACTACTTCGACTGGTCGGAGATAGGTACAATCCGGAAGACGACCTACTCACTATCACTTCTGACCGATGCCCAactagaaaacaaaattttgaatacatcGAGTACCTCTTGACTGCCTTATACCATGAATCTTGG CGCACAGAGCCATGGGAAGCTGAGAAGTCTGAAGCTGACATGGAGTACTACGATTGGGACAAGAGCAAGAGCCGAGACGGATTAATTACCCTATATTGTTGGCCTGAACCTCCTATGGATAACGATTATGAAACTATTCCACATGCTACAGAGTATAAGATCGCAGTTTCTGACCTAATAAATAACGGGGAGGATGAATATTCACTAAACAAATACAAGGAGGCAGTTAAAAACATGCTTTTCTTAGAAGGGcaggaaaagaaataa